The following coding sequences lie in one Notolabrus celidotus isolate fNotCel1 chromosome 6, fNotCel1.pri, whole genome shotgun sequence genomic window:
- the ampd3b gene encoding AMP deaminase 3b: protein MRRRDTPLCKQQSTPCLGKEMPRLFPRMSMNDVDEKVRLMAEKVYASALKEEDNKDAMALFTVPEDCPIGLHEDRERALKKELAEQQSEESAKRKKNFMLKRSQSVSLQIPVSGEWPMSVLSPVLPQTTTDSFLPEGFPDFQRVTISGDYCAGITVEDYEQAAQSLLGALFIREKYSRLAYHRFPRTIAQFLRTAKNEKWQEEDEVLPDIWPVPHEGEDPYSMEGIPENLNYELQMKDGIVHVYDDAEALKQQQPHSLPYPDLETFAIDLSHVLAMIADGPTKTYCHRRLNFLASKFYLHEMLNEMAELKELKCVPHRDFYNVRKVDTHIHAAACMNQKHLLKFIKTSYQTEADRVILEKAGQKVTLKEVFNNLHMDPYDLTVDSLDVHAGRQTFHRFDKFNSKYNPVGASELREIYLKTDNYIKGEYFARLIKEVAKELEESKYQHAEPRLSIYGRSPSEWDGLATWFIQHKVHSPNMRWMIQIPRIYDIFRSKKIVPNFAKMLENVFLPLFEATVNPQKHKALHVFLKYVTGFDSVDDESKHSDHMFSYKSPKPESWTTDNNPPYTYYLFYMYANIMVLNNLRKERGLNTFQFRPHCGEAGSITHLVSAFLTADNISHGLNLKKSPVLQYLYYLAQVPIAMSPLSNNSLFLQYSKNPLREFLQKGLCVSLSTDDPMQFHYTKEALMEEYAIAAQLWKLSTCDLCEIARNSVLQSGLSHQEKKHFIGSNYLQGGPDGNDIRRTNVAQIRMAYRHETLCNELSFLVDTDISALLAE from the exons AAATGCCTCGGCTTTTCCCAAGAATGTCCATGAACGATGTGGACGAGAAGGTCCGTCTCATGGCAGAGAAGGTGTATGCCTCTGCCCTGAAAGAGGAGGACAACAAGGATGCTATGGCACTCTTCACTGTGCCTGAGGACTGTCCCATCGGACTGCATGAGGACCGAGAGCGGGCGCTGAAGAAAGAGCTGGCAGAGCAGCAATCTGAGGAGTCTGCCAAGAG GAAGAAGAATTTCATGCTGAAGCGCTCCCAGTCAGTATCCTTGCAGATTCCTGTCTCTGGGGAATGGCCAATGTCTGTGTTATCTCCAGTGCTTCCCCAAACTACAACAGACTCTTTTCTACCAGAGGGATTTCCAGACTTCCAAAGAGTAACCATCAGCGGAGACTACTGTGCAGGG ATTACAGTGGAGGACTATGAGCAGGCAGCCCAAAGTCTCCTCGGTGCACTTTTCATCAGAGAGAAATACTCCAGGTTGGCCTACCATCGCTTCCCAAGGACCATTGCCCAGTTTCTCCGCACTGCCAAGAATGAGAAGTggcaggaggaggatgaggtcTTGCCAG ACATCTGGCCGGTCCCTCATGAAGGAGAGGACCCTTACTCCATGGAGGGTATTCCTGAGAACCTGAACTACGAGCTGCAGATGAAGGATGGCATCGTTCATGTTTACGACGACGCCGAGGCTTTGAAACAACAGCAGCCTCACAGCCTCCCTTACCCCGACCTCGAGACCTTCGCCATCGACCTGAGCCACGTCCTCGCGATGATCGCTGACGGCCCAAC taAAACTTACTGTCACAGACGGCTGAACTTCCTGGCCTCTAAATTCTACCTTCATGAAATGCTGAATGAAATGGCCGAGCTGAAAGAGCTGAAGTGCGTCCCACACAGAGACTTCTACAACGTCAGGAAG gtggacacacacatacacgctgCAGCCTGCATGAACCAGAAGCATCTGCTGAAATTCATAAAAACCTCTTACCAGACGGAAGCAGATCGCGTGATCTTGGAGAAGGCCGGTCAGAAGGTCACCCTGAAGGAAGTCTTCAACAACCTTCACATGGACCCCTATGATCTCACCGTGGACTCTCTGGATGTGCATGCT GGGAGGCAAACATTTCATCGGTTTGACAAGTTTAACTCCAAGTACAACCCTGTGGGAGCGAGCGAGCTGAGAGAGATTTACTTGAAAACGGACAACTACATCAAAGGAGAGTACTTCGCACGTCTCATCAAG GAAGTGGCcaaagagctggaggagagtaAGTACCAGCATGCTGAGCCCCGTCTGTCCATCTACGGACGCTCTCCCAGCGAGTGGGACGGCCTAGCAACTTGGTTCATCCAGCATAAGGTCCACTCGCCTAACATGAGATGGATGATCCAGATCCCAAGGATCTA TGACATTTTCAGGTCAAAGAAGATAGTGCCAAACTTCGCCAAGATGCTGGAGAACGTCTTCCTCCCCCTGTTTGAGGCTACAGTCAACCCCCAAAAGCACAAAGCTCTCCATGTTTTCCTGAAATAT GTCACAGGATTTGACAGCGTGGATGACGAGTCCAAACACAGTGACCACATGTTCTCTTACAAGAGCCCGAAGCCCGAGAGCTGGACGACAGATAACAACCCTCCTTACACCTACTACCTGTTCTACATGTACGCCAACATCATGGTGCTCAACAACCTGCGAAA GGAGCGAGGTCTGAACACATTCCAGTTTCGCCCACACTGCGGCGAGGCCGGCTCCATCACTCATCTGGTTTCTGCCTTCCTTACCGCTGACAACATCTCCCATGGACTCAACCTCAAGAAG AGTCCAGTGCTGCAGTACCTGTACTACCTGGCCCAGGTCCCGATCGCTATGTCCCCACTCAGCAACAACAGCCTGTTCCTGCAGTACTCCAAGAACCCTCTACGAGAGTTTCTACAGAAGGgcctgtgtgtgtccctgtctactgACGACCCCATGCAGTTCCACTACACAAAG GAGGCCTTGATGGAGGAGTACGCCATCGCAGCCCAGCTTTGGAAGCTGAGCACCTGCGATCTGTGCGAGATAGCCAGGAACAGTGTGCTGCAGAGCGGGCTCTCACATCAG GAGAAGAAACACTTCATTGGTTCCAACTACCTGCAGGGTGGACCTGACGGTAACGACATCAGACGGACAAACGTGGCACAAATCCGCATGGCCTACCGACACGAGACGCTGTGCAACGAGCTCAGTTTCCTGGTGGATACAGATATCAGCGCTCTTTTAGCCGAGTGA